The Nerophis lumbriciformis linkage group LG07, RoL_Nlum_v2.1, whole genome shotgun sequence genome window below encodes:
- the sycp2l gene encoding synaptonemal complex protein 2-like isoform X3, translating to MLEAQMEDCLVHGDSPRLVCVLREEGVTHCMLTRLDQLVKKQLSGAEYGQVTVVLKSLESLTDNKDDLKMLLDLGVTAKVLLWFQTLRDLLTADPLRSSAQLVTLTLSFFDFLLLLGQSSLPVHQLAVLLLELLQMVLEQEAPYSLRLEAIRTFNITLDSVSIDQKSNVRKEQTLVQKMSQVAAAIQTAGDYDLQVSLSEALCRVTPREDRSHRANHWFSCCDISKAFCDIRDANFEADCRCFLNFLNLRHGNQRKVHTFPCLRAFLDSTELFRPKDDKLDEFWVDFNFGSQRVSFFIDMPQGFLWESIHLQREDVNEYKLGLQQDECTEGQAVLSVQLSVPILYLNTKSWRVKLLFRPELLEALEVAARMIFAVSQEKSGEKSTPETRRLYNRKKRPSQLKVLPLSSPSSDEDSFTKRPRINRASVLFDQVIHSTPSYNSGLLVEAMPKSFQEELDLSTATKEVSSSDRKRTPQESGYLSDGLEAVLAQQGVEPKSVEPKEWSLQEGVEPFEEEEEPLRDKAEPSLTNQQELVNVLEVDTQFHLTSSIQNAFSVFKTKLEEHYTGCWQKMESEIQSSLKDCQEHVSSLLLAVHQHRLILMQSFENSIADQLKCLEENSTNLNNMCSQILGFFQTEIKQLSDFCDQHHQRLRSLEVASTEASSSQ from the exons ATG CTGGAGGCCCAAATGGAGGACTGTCTTGTCCATGGAGACTCTCCCCGTCTGGTGTGTGTGCTCCGAGAGGAAGGCGTGACACACTGCATGCTTACCAGACTGGACCAGCTGGTCAAGAAG CAGCTGAGCGGTGCCGAGTACGGCCAAGTGACCGTGGTCTTGAAGTCTTTGGAGAGTCTCACGGATAACAAAGACGACCTGAAGATGCTGCTGGACCTTGGAGTCACTGCCAAA GTTTTGCTGTGGTTCCAAACGTTACGTGACCTCTTGACCGCCGACCCCTTGAGAAGCTCCGCCCAGCTGGTCACGCTTACCTTAAGCTTCTTCGACTTCCTGCTT CTGCTGGGTCAGTCGTCTCTTCCAG TCCATCAGCTGGCCGTGCTGCTTTTGGAGCTCCTTCAAATGGTTCTGGAGCAGGAAGCCCCCTACTCTCTAAGATTGGAG GCCATCAGAACCTTCAACATCACCCTGGACTCTGTGAGCATAGATCAGAAGAGCAATGTCCGAAAGGAACAGACACTCGTCCAGAAGAT GTCGCAGGTGGCGGCCGCCATTCAGACAGCAGGAG ACTATGACCTGCAGGTGAGCCTATCGGAGGCCTTGTGTCGTGTGACTCCCAGGGAGGATCGAAGCCACAGAGCCAATCACTGGTTCTCCTGCTGTGACATCAGCAAAGCCTTCTGTGACATCAGAGATGCCAACTTTGAGGCG GACTGTAGGTGTTTCCTGAACTTTCTTAACCTTCGCCATGGCAACCAGAGAAA GGTTCACACCTTCCCATGTCTGAGAGCCTTCTTGGACTCCACAGAG CTGTTTCGCCCCAAAGACGACAAACTGGATGAGTTCTGGGTGGACTTTAACTTTGGGTCACAGCGTGTCAGCTTTTTCATAGACATGCCTCAG GGTTTCCTGTGGGAGTCCATCCATCTTCAGAGGGAGGACGTAAATGAGTACAAGCTAGGACTCCAGCAGGATG AATGCACTGAGGGTCAGGCGGTCCTCAGTGTCCAGCTGAGTGTTCCCATCTTGTACCTAAACACCAAAAGTTGGAGGGTGAAGCTGCTCTTCCGCCCGGAGCTCCTCGAAGCGCTGGAGGTGGCGGCCAGGATGATCTTTGCTGTGTCTCAGGAAAAAAGTGGTGAAAAATCTACCCCAGAGACCCGTAGACTCTACAATAGGAAGAAGCGACCAAGCCAGCTGAAGG TTCTTCCTTTGTCGTCCCCAAGCAGCGATGAAGATTCTTTCAccaag AGGCCTCGTATAAACCGAGCTTCAGTCCTCTTCGACCAAGTTATACACTCTACGCCATCGTACAACTCAG GCCTTCTTGTGGAGGCGATGCCTAAGAGCTTTCAAGAAGAGTTGGATCTTTCTACAGCAacaaag GAAGTTTCCAGTTCGGACAGGAAGCGAACCCCTCAGGAGTCAG gcTACCTGTCAGATGGGCTTGAGGCTGTGTTAGCACAGCAAGGTGTGGAACCCAAAAGTGTGGAGCCGAAAG AGTGGTCACTTCAGGAAGGGGTGGAGCCCTTTGAGGAGGAGGAAGAGCCTCTTAGAGACAAGGCAGAGCCATCCTTGACAAACCAGCAGGAGCTTGTCAATGTTCTGGAGGTGGACACACAGTTCCATTTGACTTCAAGCATCCAAAATGCCTTCAGCGTCTTCAAAACCAAACTAGAAGAACATTACACT GGCTGCTGGCAGAAAATGGAATCTGAAATTCAGTCGTCACTGAAAGACTGTCAGGAACATGTCTCCTCGCTGCTCTTGGCTGTCCATCAACACAG GTTGATTCTGATGCAGAGCTTTGAGAATTCCATCGCAGATCAGCTCAAGTGTTTGGAGGAAAACTCGACCAACCTTAACAACATGTGCTCTCAGATTCTA GGGTTCTTCCAGACGGAGATAAAGCAACTGTCCGACTTCTGCGACCAACACCACCAGCG GTTGAGGTCCTTAGAAGTTGCAAGTACGGAGGCTTCGTCCAGCCAATGA
- the sycp2l gene encoding synaptonemal complex protein 2-like isoform X2 produces MLEAQMEDCLVHGDSPRLVCVLREEGVTHCMLTRLDQLVKKLSGAEYGQVTVVLKSLESLTDNKDDLKMLLDLGVTAKVLLWFQTLRDLLTADPLRSSAQLVTLTLSFFDFLLLLGQSSLPVHQLAVLLLELLQMVLEQEAPYSLRLEAIRTFNITLDSVSIDQKSNVRKEQTLVQKMSQVAAAIQTAGDYDLQVSLSEALCRVTPREDRSHRANHWFSCCDISKAFCDIRDANFEADCRCFLNFLNLRHGNQRKVHTFPCLRAFLDSTELFRPKDDKLDEFWVDFNFGSQRVSFFIDMPQGFLWESIHLQREDVNEYKLGLQQDECTEGQAVLSVQLSVPILYLNTKSWRVKLLFRPELLEALEVAARMIFAVSQEKSGEKSTPETRRLYNRKKRPSQLKVLPLSSPSSDEDSFTKRPRINRASVLFDQVIHSTPSYNSVPGLLVEAMPKSFQEELDLSTATKEVSSSDRKRTPQESGYLSDGLEAVLAQQGVEPKSVEPKEWSLQEGVEPFEEEEEPLRDKAEPSLTNQQELVNVLEVDTQFHLTSSIQNAFSVFKTKLEEHYTGCWQKMESEIQSSLKDCQEHVSSLLLAVHQHRLILMQSFENSIADQLKCLEENSTNLNNMCSQILGFFQTEIKQLSDFCDQHHQRLRSLEVASTEASSSQ; encoded by the exons ATG CTGGAGGCCCAAATGGAGGACTGTCTTGTCCATGGAGACTCTCCCCGTCTGGTGTGTGTGCTCCGAGAGGAAGGCGTGACACACTGCATGCTTACCAGACTGGACCAGCTGGTCAAGAAG CTGAGCGGTGCCGAGTACGGCCAAGTGACCGTGGTCTTGAAGTCTTTGGAGAGTCTCACGGATAACAAAGACGACCTGAAGATGCTGCTGGACCTTGGAGTCACTGCCAAA GTTTTGCTGTGGTTCCAAACGTTACGTGACCTCTTGACCGCCGACCCCTTGAGAAGCTCCGCCCAGCTGGTCACGCTTACCTTAAGCTTCTTCGACTTCCTGCTT CTGCTGGGTCAGTCGTCTCTTCCAG TCCATCAGCTGGCCGTGCTGCTTTTGGAGCTCCTTCAAATGGTTCTGGAGCAGGAAGCCCCCTACTCTCTAAGATTGGAG GCCATCAGAACCTTCAACATCACCCTGGACTCTGTGAGCATAGATCAGAAGAGCAATGTCCGAAAGGAACAGACACTCGTCCAGAAGAT GTCGCAGGTGGCGGCCGCCATTCAGACAGCAGGAG ACTATGACCTGCAGGTGAGCCTATCGGAGGCCTTGTGTCGTGTGACTCCCAGGGAGGATCGAAGCCACAGAGCCAATCACTGGTTCTCCTGCTGTGACATCAGCAAAGCCTTCTGTGACATCAGAGATGCCAACTTTGAGGCG GACTGTAGGTGTTTCCTGAACTTTCTTAACCTTCGCCATGGCAACCAGAGAAA GGTTCACACCTTCCCATGTCTGAGAGCCTTCTTGGACTCCACAGAG CTGTTTCGCCCCAAAGACGACAAACTGGATGAGTTCTGGGTGGACTTTAACTTTGGGTCACAGCGTGTCAGCTTTTTCATAGACATGCCTCAG GGTTTCCTGTGGGAGTCCATCCATCTTCAGAGGGAGGACGTAAATGAGTACAAGCTAGGACTCCAGCAGGATG AATGCACTGAGGGTCAGGCGGTCCTCAGTGTCCAGCTGAGTGTTCCCATCTTGTACCTAAACACCAAAAGTTGGAGGGTGAAGCTGCTCTTCCGCCCGGAGCTCCTCGAAGCGCTGGAGGTGGCGGCCAGGATGATCTTTGCTGTGTCTCAGGAAAAAAGTGGTGAAAAATCTACCCCAGAGACCCGTAGACTCTACAATAGGAAGAAGCGACCAAGCCAGCTGAAGG TTCTTCCTTTGTCGTCCCCAAGCAGCGATGAAGATTCTTTCAccaag AGGCCTCGTATAAACCGAGCTTCAGTCCTCTTCGACCAAGTTATACACTCTACGCCATCGTACAACTCAG TTCCAGGCCTTCTTGTGGAGGCGATGCCTAAGAGCTTTCAAGAAGAGTTGGATCTTTCTACAGCAacaaag GAAGTTTCCAGTTCGGACAGGAAGCGAACCCCTCAGGAGTCAG gcTACCTGTCAGATGGGCTTGAGGCTGTGTTAGCACAGCAAGGTGTGGAACCCAAAAGTGTGGAGCCGAAAG AGTGGTCACTTCAGGAAGGGGTGGAGCCCTTTGAGGAGGAGGAAGAGCCTCTTAGAGACAAGGCAGAGCCATCCTTGACAAACCAGCAGGAGCTTGTCAATGTTCTGGAGGTGGACACACAGTTCCATTTGACTTCAAGCATCCAAAATGCCTTCAGCGTCTTCAAAACCAAACTAGAAGAACATTACACT GGCTGCTGGCAGAAAATGGAATCTGAAATTCAGTCGTCACTGAAAGACTGTCAGGAACATGTCTCCTCGCTGCTCTTGGCTGTCCATCAACACAG GTTGATTCTGATGCAGAGCTTTGAGAATTCCATCGCAGATCAGCTCAAGTGTTTGGAGGAAAACTCGACCAACCTTAACAACATGTGCTCTCAGATTCTA GGGTTCTTCCAGACGGAGATAAAGCAACTGTCCGACTTCTGCGACCAACACCACCAGCG GTTGAGGTCCTTAGAAGTTGCAAGTACGGAGGCTTCGTCCAGCCAATGA
- the sycp2l gene encoding synaptonemal complex protein 2-like isoform X4 — MLEAQMEDCLVHGDSPRLVCVLREEGVTHCMLTRLDQLVKKQLSGAEYGQVTVVLKSLESLTDNKDDLKMLLDLGVTAKLRDLLTADPLRSSAQLVTLTLSFFDFLLLLGQSSLPVHQLAVLLLELLQMVLEQEAPYSLRLEAIRTFNITLDSVSIDQKSNVRKEQTLVQKMSQVAAAIQTAGDYDLQVSLSEALCRVTPREDRSHRANHWFSCCDISKAFCDIRDANFEADCRCFLNFLNLRHGNQRKVHTFPCLRAFLDSTELFRPKDDKLDEFWVDFNFGSQRVSFFIDMPQGFLWESIHLQREDVNEYKLGLQQDECTEGQAVLSVQLSVPILYLNTKSWRVKLLFRPELLEALEVAARMIFAVSQEKSGEKSTPETRRLYNRKKRPSQLKVLPLSSPSSDEDSFTKRPRINRASVLFDQVIHSTPSYNSVPGLLVEAMPKSFQEELDLSTATKEVSSSDRKRTPQESGYLSDGLEAVLAQQGVEPKSVEPKEWSLQEGVEPFEEEEEPLRDKAEPSLTNQQELVNVLEVDTQFHLTSSIQNAFSVFKTKLEEHYTGCWQKMESEIQSSLKDCQEHVSSLLLAVHQHRLILMQSFENSIADQLKCLEENSTNLNNMCSQILGFFQTEIKQLSDFCDQHHQRLRSLEVASTEASSSQ, encoded by the exons ATG CTGGAGGCCCAAATGGAGGACTGTCTTGTCCATGGAGACTCTCCCCGTCTGGTGTGTGTGCTCCGAGAGGAAGGCGTGACACACTGCATGCTTACCAGACTGGACCAGCTGGTCAAGAAG CAGCTGAGCGGTGCCGAGTACGGCCAAGTGACCGTGGTCTTGAAGTCTTTGGAGAGTCTCACGGATAACAAAGACGACCTGAAGATGCTGCTGGACCTTGGAGTCACTGCCAAA TTACGTGACCTCTTGACCGCCGACCCCTTGAGAAGCTCCGCCCAGCTGGTCACGCTTACCTTAAGCTTCTTCGACTTCCTGCTT CTGCTGGGTCAGTCGTCTCTTCCAG TCCATCAGCTGGCCGTGCTGCTTTTGGAGCTCCTTCAAATGGTTCTGGAGCAGGAAGCCCCCTACTCTCTAAGATTGGAG GCCATCAGAACCTTCAACATCACCCTGGACTCTGTGAGCATAGATCAGAAGAGCAATGTCCGAAAGGAACAGACACTCGTCCAGAAGAT GTCGCAGGTGGCGGCCGCCATTCAGACAGCAGGAG ACTATGACCTGCAGGTGAGCCTATCGGAGGCCTTGTGTCGTGTGACTCCCAGGGAGGATCGAAGCCACAGAGCCAATCACTGGTTCTCCTGCTGTGACATCAGCAAAGCCTTCTGTGACATCAGAGATGCCAACTTTGAGGCG GACTGTAGGTGTTTCCTGAACTTTCTTAACCTTCGCCATGGCAACCAGAGAAA GGTTCACACCTTCCCATGTCTGAGAGCCTTCTTGGACTCCACAGAG CTGTTTCGCCCCAAAGACGACAAACTGGATGAGTTCTGGGTGGACTTTAACTTTGGGTCACAGCGTGTCAGCTTTTTCATAGACATGCCTCAG GGTTTCCTGTGGGAGTCCATCCATCTTCAGAGGGAGGACGTAAATGAGTACAAGCTAGGACTCCAGCAGGATG AATGCACTGAGGGTCAGGCGGTCCTCAGTGTCCAGCTGAGTGTTCCCATCTTGTACCTAAACACCAAAAGTTGGAGGGTGAAGCTGCTCTTCCGCCCGGAGCTCCTCGAAGCGCTGGAGGTGGCGGCCAGGATGATCTTTGCTGTGTCTCAGGAAAAAAGTGGTGAAAAATCTACCCCAGAGACCCGTAGACTCTACAATAGGAAGAAGCGACCAAGCCAGCTGAAGG TTCTTCCTTTGTCGTCCCCAAGCAGCGATGAAGATTCTTTCAccaag AGGCCTCGTATAAACCGAGCTTCAGTCCTCTTCGACCAAGTTATACACTCTACGCCATCGTACAACTCAG TTCCAGGCCTTCTTGTGGAGGCGATGCCTAAGAGCTTTCAAGAAGAGTTGGATCTTTCTACAGCAacaaag GAAGTTTCCAGTTCGGACAGGAAGCGAACCCCTCAGGAGTCAG gcTACCTGTCAGATGGGCTTGAGGCTGTGTTAGCACAGCAAGGTGTGGAACCCAAAAGTGTGGAGCCGAAAG AGTGGTCACTTCAGGAAGGGGTGGAGCCCTTTGAGGAGGAGGAAGAGCCTCTTAGAGACAAGGCAGAGCCATCCTTGACAAACCAGCAGGAGCTTGTCAATGTTCTGGAGGTGGACACACAGTTCCATTTGACTTCAAGCATCCAAAATGCCTTCAGCGTCTTCAAAACCAAACTAGAAGAACATTACACT GGCTGCTGGCAGAAAATGGAATCTGAAATTCAGTCGTCACTGAAAGACTGTCAGGAACATGTCTCCTCGCTGCTCTTGGCTGTCCATCAACACAG GTTGATTCTGATGCAGAGCTTTGAGAATTCCATCGCAGATCAGCTCAAGTGTTTGGAGGAAAACTCGACCAACCTTAACAACATGTGCTCTCAGATTCTA GGGTTCTTCCAGACGGAGATAAAGCAACTGTCCGACTTCTGCGACCAACACCACCAGCG GTTGAGGTCCTTAGAAGTTGCAAGTACGGAGGCTTCGTCCAGCCAATGA
- the sycp2l gene encoding synaptonemal complex protein 2-like isoform X1, with amino-acid sequence MLEAQMEDCLVHGDSPRLVCVLREEGVTHCMLTRLDQLVKKQLSGAEYGQVTVVLKSLESLTDNKDDLKMLLDLGVTAKVLLWFQTLRDLLTADPLRSSAQLVTLTLSFFDFLLLLGQSSLPVHQLAVLLLELLQMVLEQEAPYSLRLEAIRTFNITLDSVSIDQKSNVRKEQTLVQKMSQVAAAIQTAGDYDLQVSLSEALCRVTPREDRSHRANHWFSCCDISKAFCDIRDANFEADCRCFLNFLNLRHGNQRKVHTFPCLRAFLDSTELFRPKDDKLDEFWVDFNFGSQRVSFFIDMPQGFLWESIHLQREDVNEYKLGLQQDECTEGQAVLSVQLSVPILYLNTKSWRVKLLFRPELLEALEVAARMIFAVSQEKSGEKSTPETRRLYNRKKRPSQLKVLPLSSPSSDEDSFTKRPRINRASVLFDQVIHSTPSYNSVPGLLVEAMPKSFQEELDLSTATKEVSSSDRKRTPQESGYLSDGLEAVLAQQGVEPKSVEPKEWSLQEGVEPFEEEEEPLRDKAEPSLTNQQELVNVLEVDTQFHLTSSIQNAFSVFKTKLEEHYTGCWQKMESEIQSSLKDCQEHVSSLLLAVHQHRLILMQSFENSIADQLKCLEENSTNLNNMCSQILGFFQTEIKQLSDFCDQHHQRLRSLEVASTEASSSQ; translated from the exons ATG CTGGAGGCCCAAATGGAGGACTGTCTTGTCCATGGAGACTCTCCCCGTCTGGTGTGTGTGCTCCGAGAGGAAGGCGTGACACACTGCATGCTTACCAGACTGGACCAGCTGGTCAAGAAG CAGCTGAGCGGTGCCGAGTACGGCCAAGTGACCGTGGTCTTGAAGTCTTTGGAGAGTCTCACGGATAACAAAGACGACCTGAAGATGCTGCTGGACCTTGGAGTCACTGCCAAA GTTTTGCTGTGGTTCCAAACGTTACGTGACCTCTTGACCGCCGACCCCTTGAGAAGCTCCGCCCAGCTGGTCACGCTTACCTTAAGCTTCTTCGACTTCCTGCTT CTGCTGGGTCAGTCGTCTCTTCCAG TCCATCAGCTGGCCGTGCTGCTTTTGGAGCTCCTTCAAATGGTTCTGGAGCAGGAAGCCCCCTACTCTCTAAGATTGGAG GCCATCAGAACCTTCAACATCACCCTGGACTCTGTGAGCATAGATCAGAAGAGCAATGTCCGAAAGGAACAGACACTCGTCCAGAAGAT GTCGCAGGTGGCGGCCGCCATTCAGACAGCAGGAG ACTATGACCTGCAGGTGAGCCTATCGGAGGCCTTGTGTCGTGTGACTCCCAGGGAGGATCGAAGCCACAGAGCCAATCACTGGTTCTCCTGCTGTGACATCAGCAAAGCCTTCTGTGACATCAGAGATGCCAACTTTGAGGCG GACTGTAGGTGTTTCCTGAACTTTCTTAACCTTCGCCATGGCAACCAGAGAAA GGTTCACACCTTCCCATGTCTGAGAGCCTTCTTGGACTCCACAGAG CTGTTTCGCCCCAAAGACGACAAACTGGATGAGTTCTGGGTGGACTTTAACTTTGGGTCACAGCGTGTCAGCTTTTTCATAGACATGCCTCAG GGTTTCCTGTGGGAGTCCATCCATCTTCAGAGGGAGGACGTAAATGAGTACAAGCTAGGACTCCAGCAGGATG AATGCACTGAGGGTCAGGCGGTCCTCAGTGTCCAGCTGAGTGTTCCCATCTTGTACCTAAACACCAAAAGTTGGAGGGTGAAGCTGCTCTTCCGCCCGGAGCTCCTCGAAGCGCTGGAGGTGGCGGCCAGGATGATCTTTGCTGTGTCTCAGGAAAAAAGTGGTGAAAAATCTACCCCAGAGACCCGTAGACTCTACAATAGGAAGAAGCGACCAAGCCAGCTGAAGG TTCTTCCTTTGTCGTCCCCAAGCAGCGATGAAGATTCTTTCAccaag AGGCCTCGTATAAACCGAGCTTCAGTCCTCTTCGACCAAGTTATACACTCTACGCCATCGTACAACTCAG TTCCAGGCCTTCTTGTGGAGGCGATGCCTAAGAGCTTTCAAGAAGAGTTGGATCTTTCTACAGCAacaaag GAAGTTTCCAGTTCGGACAGGAAGCGAACCCCTCAGGAGTCAG gcTACCTGTCAGATGGGCTTGAGGCTGTGTTAGCACAGCAAGGTGTGGAACCCAAAAGTGTGGAGCCGAAAG AGTGGTCACTTCAGGAAGGGGTGGAGCCCTTTGAGGAGGAGGAAGAGCCTCTTAGAGACAAGGCAGAGCCATCCTTGACAAACCAGCAGGAGCTTGTCAATGTTCTGGAGGTGGACACACAGTTCCATTTGACTTCAAGCATCCAAAATGCCTTCAGCGTCTTCAAAACCAAACTAGAAGAACATTACACT GGCTGCTGGCAGAAAATGGAATCTGAAATTCAGTCGTCACTGAAAGACTGTCAGGAACATGTCTCCTCGCTGCTCTTGGCTGTCCATCAACACAG GTTGATTCTGATGCAGAGCTTTGAGAATTCCATCGCAGATCAGCTCAAGTGTTTGGAGGAAAACTCGACCAACCTTAACAACATGTGCTCTCAGATTCTA GGGTTCTTCCAGACGGAGATAAAGCAACTGTCCGACTTCTGCGACCAACACCACCAGCG GTTGAGGTCCTTAGAAGTTGCAAGTACGGAGGCTTCGTCCAGCCAATGA